A single Macaca mulatta isolate MMU2019108-1 chromosome 11, T2T-MMU8v2.0, whole genome shotgun sequence DNA region contains:
- the TMEM132B gene encoding transmembrane protein 132B isoform X9: protein MKSKVDTIVNFTHQHFTSQFEVTVWAPRLPLQIEISDTELSQIKGWRIPVAANRRPTRDSDDEDDEEKKGRGCSLQYQHATVRVLTQFVAESPDLGQLTYMLGPDWQFDITDLVTEFMKVEEPKIAQLQDGRTLAGREPGITTVQVLSPLSDSILAEKTVIVLDDRVTIAELGVQLVAGMSLSLQPHRADKRAIVSTVAALDVLQSPQQEAIVSSWILFSDGSVTPLDIYDPKDYSVTVSSLDEMVVSVQANLESKWPIVVAEGEGQGPLIKLEMMISEPCQKTKRKSILAVGKGNVKVKFEPSSDEHQGGSNDIEGISREYKDHLSNSIEREGNQERAVQEWFHHGTPVGHEESTNKSTTPQSPMEGKNKLFKSGGPDAFTSFPNQGKSPDPNNPSDLTVTSRGLTDLEIGMYALLCVFCLAILVFLINCVAFAWKYRHKRFAVSEQGNIPHSHDWVWLGNEVELLENPVDITLPSEECTTMIDRGLQFEERNFLLNGSSQKTFHSQLLRPSDYVYEKEIKNEPMNSSGPKRKRVKFTSYTTILPEDGGPYTNSILFDSDDNIKWVCQDMGLGDSQDFRDYMERLQDQM, encoded by the exons ATGAAGAGCAAAGTGGACACAATTGTGAACTTCACCCACCAGCATTTCACCTCCCAGTTCGAGGTCACTGTCTGGGCGCCCAGACTCCCCCTGCAGATTGAGATCTCAGACACTGAGCTGAGCCAGATCAAGGGCTGGAGGATCCCGGTTGCTGCCAACAGAAG GCCTACCCGGGATAGCGATGACGAGGACGATGAGGAGAAGAAGGGACGAGGCTGCTCCCTGCAGTACCAGCACGCCACGGTGCGCGTCCTCACCCAGTTTGTGGCCGAGTCGCCTGACTTAGGGCAGCTCACCTACATGCTGGGCCCCGACTGGCAGTTTGACATCACTGACCTTGTGACCGAGTTCATGAAGGTGGAGGAGCCGAAAATCGCTCAGTTACAGGACGGCAGGACCCTGGCTGGTCGGGAGCCGGGAATAACCACGGTGCAG GTCCTCTCGCCGCTCTCGGACTCCATCCTGGCTGAGAAGACGGTAATCGTCCTGGATGACCGAGTCACCATCGCGGAGCTGGGAGTGCAGCTCGTAGCTGGCATGTCTCTCTCCCTGCAGCCACACCGAGCAGACAAAAGGGCCATCGTCTCCACAGTCGCTGCCCTGGATGTTCTTCAGTCCCCACAGCAG GAAGCAATAGTAAGTTCTTGGATTTTATTCAGTGATGGTTCGGTGACACCTTTAGACATTTACGATCCTAAGGATTATTCTGTTACTGTCTCATCATTGGATGAAATGGTGGTGTCTGTCCAGGCAAACCTTGAGTCCAAATGGCCAATTGTGGTTGCAGAGGGTGAAGGACAAGGGCCTTTGATTAAGTTAGAAATGATGATAAGTGAACCTTGTCAGAAGACCAAGAGGAAGAGTATTCTTGCCGTGGGTAAAGGAAATGTCAAGGTCAAATTCGAACCGAGTAGTGATGAGCACCAAGGAGGCAGCAATGATATTGAGGGCATCAGTCGGGAATATAAAGACCACCTCAGTAATTCCATAGAGCGTGAAGGAAACCAGGAGAGAGCGGTCCAGGAATGGTTCCACCATGGCACACCTGTTGGCCACGAGGAAAGTACCAACAAAAGCACAACCCCCCAGTCTCCCATGGAAGGGAAGAATAAGTTATTCAAAAGTGGTGGTCCAGATGCCTTCACAAGCTTCCCCAATCAAGGGAAGTCACCGGACCCCAATAATCCTAGTGACCTCACAGTGACCTCAAGGGGGCTAACAGACTTGGAGATTGGCATGTATGCCCTGCTCTGCGTCTTCTGCCTGGCCATTCTGGTCTTCTTGATCAACTGCGTGGCATTTGCCTGGAAATACAGACACAAAAGGTTTGCTGTGAGCGAGCAGGGCAACATCCCCCATTCCCACGACTGGGTCTGGCTTGGGAATGAAGTGGAACTTCTGGAGAACCCTGTTGACATTACACTCCCGTCGGAGGAGTGCACAACCATGATAGACAGGGGCCTCCAGTTTGAGGAGAGGAACTTCCTTCTGAATGGCAGTTCCCAGAAGACTTTTCATAGTCAACTACTCAGACCCTCTGACTATGTctatgagaaagaaattaaaaatgaacctATGAATTCTTCGGGCCCAAAGAGGAAGAGAGTCAAGTTCACTTCCTACACCACCATCCTTCCAGAGGACGGCGGCCCATACACCAACTCCATCCTGTTTGACAGCGATGATAACATCAAGTGGGTCTGCCAAGATATGGGGCTGGGGGATTCACAGGACTTTAGAGACTATATGGAAAGACTGCAAGACCAGATGTAA